One Amaranthus tricolor cultivar Red isolate AtriRed21 chromosome 10, ASM2621246v1, whole genome shotgun sequence genomic window carries:
- the LOC130825742 gene encoding lysophospholipid acyltransferase 1-like: MDLDMSSMADALGLSLPVLIFLLCYVATLPISFFWRFVPRTLPKHIYSALTGIVLCYLSFGLSSNLHFLISILIGYLSMLVYRPKCGLITFFAAFGYLIGCHVYYMSGDAWKEGGIDATGALMVLTLKVISCAINFQDGLLKDEDLREAQKKNRLLKMPSFIEYVAYCLCCGSHFAGPVFEMKDYLDWTEGKGLWKPTEKQPSPWGAVARALLQAAICMALYLYLVPYFPLSTFTNPLYGDWGFFKKLSYQYMCGFTARWKYYFIWSISEASMIISGFGFSGWTGTSPPKPKWDRAKNVDILGVELAKSAVQIPLVWNIQVSTWLRHYVYERLIQKGKKAGFFQLLATQTVSAIWHGVYPGYIIFFVQSALMIAGSRVIYRWQQAMSSSLLQKILTFVNFAYTLMVLNYSSVGFMVLSLHETLTAYRSVYYIGTIVPIIVLLFGNVVKPPRPSRPRVQKKEQ, translated from the exons ATGGACCTTGATATGTCATCAATGGCGGATGCATTGGGTTTATCACTACCGGTGCTCATATTTCTTCTATGTTATGTTGCAACATTACCCATCAGCTTTTTTTGGAGATTTGTACCTAGAACTCTTCCTAAACATATCTATTCCGCCTTAACTGGCATTGTTCTCTGTTACCTTTCTTTTGGGCTTTCTTCTAATCTCCATTTTCTTATTTCCATCCTCATTGGGTATCTTTCTATGCTCGTTTATCGCCCTAAATGCGGCCTCATCACTTTCTTTGCTGCTTTTGGGTATTTGATTGGATG CCATGTTTACTACATGAGCGGGGATGCATGGAAGGAGGGTGGAATCGATGCTACTG GTGCTTTGATGGTCTTGACACTGAAAGTCATCTCTTGTGCTATAAATTTTCAAGATGGACTTTTGAAAGATGAAGATCTACGCGAAGCACAAAAAAAGAATCGGTTGCTAAAAATGCCCTCCTTTATTGAATATGTTGCGTATTGCCTCTGCTGTGGGAGTCATTTTGCTGGACCTGTATTTGAAATGAAGGATTACCTTGATTGGACGGAAGGGAAAGGG CTCTGGAAGCCAACTGAGAAACAACCATCACCTTGGGGTGCAGTAGCTAGGGCTCTTCTTCAAGCTGCGATATGCATGGCTCTATATTTATACTTGGTGCCATATTTCCCCTTGTCAACTTTCACCAACCCTTTGTATGGGGATTGGGGATTCTTTAAAAAACTGAGCTATCAGTACATGTGTGGATTTACAGCACGTTGGAAGTATTATTTCATCTGGTCTATCTCAGAAGCTTCCATGATTATATCTGGTTTTGGGTTTAGTGGATGGACTGGTACTTCCCCGCCAAAGCCCAAGTGGGACCGTGCGAAAAACGTTGATATCTTGGGAGTTGAGTTGGCAAAGAGTGCTGTTCAGATTCCACTAGTCTGGAATATACAAGTTAGCACCTGGCTCCGTCACT ATGTCTATGAAAGACTAATCCAGAAGGGCAAGAAGGCTGGTTTCTTTCAATTGCTTGCCACTCAGACAGTCAGTGCTATTTGGCAT GGAGTATATCCTGGTTacataattttctttgttcagTCGGCTTTGATGATTGCTGGCTCAAGAG TTATTTATAGATGGCAGCAGGCTATGTCCTCATCTCTTCTGCAAAAGATATTGACGTTTGTGAACTTTGCCTATACACTGATGGTTCTCAATTATTCATCAGTTGGTTTCATG GTACTCAGCTTGCATGAAACCTTGACAGCATACCGAAGCGTGTACTATATTGGGACAATTGTTCCCATCATTGTTTTGCTGTTTGGAAACGTTGTCAAGCCACCAAGACCATCAAGGCCAAGAGTTCAGAAAAAAGAGCAGTAA
- the LOC130825744 gene encoding protein COFACTOR ASSEMBLY OF COMPLEX C SUBUNIT B CCB2, chloroplastic, with protein sequence MGSLVGNQFRLFDLPFYFRANSYHHLHNETRPKTRTNPRKYLKLLAKLDDSSTPTNSKQEVNLSVLRFTFGIPGFDESYLPRWIGYAFGSLIILNHFVGSKSPVTSAQLVSEALGLSLAGFSVTLPYLGRFLKGATPEELTNLPQRAQQTFVMSQNVSDTLKEDLAWTTYILLRNTKSISVLIALQDVICVRGYWNLPENLSKDDILNWFMDKIKKRGLSDVDETLYFSQGTGSVLEEAIPEETGSILIQPLRSTNPKSEGKENVVGFVLVGSSISYAYDEKDVLWIKAIANKLKG encoded by the exons ATGGGCAGTCTAGTCGGAAATCAGTTTCGACTGTTTGACCTACCATTCTATTTTCGCGCCAACTCATATCATCATCTTCATAATGAAACCCGTCCTAAAACCAGAACAAATCCCAGAAAGTATTTGAAATTATTAGCTAAACTTGATGATTCTTCAACACCCACGAATTCCAAGCAAGAAGTAAATCTATCAGTCCTCCGCTTTACTTTCG GAATTCCTGGATTTGATGAATCTTATTTGCCCAGATGGATTGGCTATGCTTTTGGatctttaattattttgaaccattttgttGGTTCAAAATCTCCAGTAACTTCAGCTCAGCTT GTATCAGAAGCTTTGGGTCTTTCTCTGGCAGGCTTTTCTGTTACACTTCCATACTTGGGAAGGTTTCTCAAG GGAGCAACACCGGAGGAGCTAACAAATCTCCCTCAACGTGCTCAACAAACTTTTGTAATGTCCCAAAATGTTTCAGATACCCTCAAGGAGGATCTTGCTTGGACGACATATATTTTACTACGTAATACAAAGTCTATCTCAGTA CTTATAGCTTTGCAAGATGTGATATGTGTACGTGGCTATTGGAACTTACCAGAAAATTTATCCAAGGATGATATTCTTAATTGGTTTATGGATAAAATAAAGAAACGTGGACTGTCAGATGTGGACGAGACACTCTATTTTTCTCAAGGCACAG GTTCAGTACTGGAGGAGGCTATTCCTGAGGAGACTGGTTCTATTTTAATACAGCCACTTCGCTCTACAAATCCAAAGAGTGAGGGAAAGGAGAACGTTGTAGGATTTGTGCTTGTAGGTTCAAGTATAAGCTACGCTTATGATGAAAAAGATGTCTTGTGGATAAAAGCCATAGCCAACAAATTAAAAGGTTAG
- the LOC130825743 gene encoding dihydrodipicolinate reductase-like protein CRR1, chloroplastic, which yields MAGLSCQFQLARCQVKYRPLISCTMQQPAQSNIKVIINGAAKEIGRAAVMAVTRARGMEVAGAVDNYCVGEDIGKICDMEEPLEIPIMNDLTMVLGSISQSKATSVVVDFTDPSTVHDNVKQATAFGMRSVVYVPRIELDTVASLSAFCEKASMGCLIAPTLSIGSILLQQAAIQASFHYNNVEIVESRPTARDLPSQDAIQIANNLSNLGQFYNREDISTDVVARGQVLGEDGVRVHSMVLPGLPSSTTVYFSGPGEVLTLKHEITDVQSLMPGLIMAIRKVLRLKNLVYGLEKFL from the exons ATGGCAGGATTGAGCTGCCAATTTCAACTAGCAAGATGCCAGGTTAAATACCGCCCCCTAATCTCTTGTACAATGCAGCAGCCAGCCCAGAGTAACATCAAG GTGATCATAAATGGTGCTGCCAAGGAAATCGGGAGGGCAGCTGTGATGGCTGTGACCAGAGCAAGAGGAATGGAAGTGGCTGGTGCCGTAGACAACTATTGTGTAGGAGAAGACATCGGAAAG ATATGCGACATGGAAGAACCTCTAGAAATACCCATTATGAATGACCTTACAATGGTTTTGGGCTCAATTTCCCAG TCAAAAGCAACAAGCGTTGTGGTTGATTTTACTGACCCTTCAACGGTACATGACAATGTCAAACAG GCAACAGCATTCGGCATGAGAAGCGTTGTTTATGTCCCACGGATTGAACTCGACACGGTGGCATCATTATCTGCATTCTGTGAAAAGGCTAGCATG GGTTGTCTGATAGCACCCACACTATCAATAGGATCCATATTACTTCAACAGGCAGCAATACAAGCGTCTTTTCACTACAACAATGTGGAGATAGTCGAATCAAGACCAACAGCAAGA GATCTTCCATCACAAGATGCTATTCAAATCGCCAACAATTTATCGAATCTTGGCCAGTTCTATAATAGGGAAGACATTTCAACTGATGTTGTG GCAAGGGGCCAAGTTCTAGGAGAAGATGGTGTTCGAGTGCACAGTATGGTCCTTCCAGGTCTCCCCTCTAGCACAACGGTTTACTTCTCGGGCCCAGGAGAG GTACTCACTTTAAAACATGAGATCACAGATGTGCAAAGCCTGATGCCAGGATTAATCATGGCCATAAGAAAAGTTTTACGACTAAAG AACCTGGTTTATGGCTTGGAGAAATTTTTATAG